TGCCCCGACGATCGCTGCGGTAACGGCGAGACCGGCGACCGCGGAGACCACGAACAAGGCCTGCTGCCGCCGGCGCCCGGCACCGTGGCCGGCAAGGCGATCGCCGAAGACGAGGCGGCTGGAGGCGAGCCAATGCACGGCAATGCCCGCGCTGTAGCCGGCGACCGAGGCGGGCAGCGCTGCGATGCCGACGGCGAGGCCGGCAAGAAACAGGGACATGTCGAAGCCAAGCGCGCCGACGCTTACGGCGACATAGCGCAGGTAGACGGGTGGGATCATTGCCGTCTCAGGCGGCCAATCGCCGCGGCACCAGCCGCTCGGAGGCGAGTGCGGCGTTGCGGCCGTCGGC
The nucleotide sequence above comes from Sphingosinicella sp. BN140058. Encoded proteins:
- a CDS encoding GtrA family protein — its product is MIPPVYLRYVAVSVGALGFDMSLFLAGLAVGIAALPASVAGYSAGIAVHWLASSRLVFGDRLAGHGAGRRRQQALFVVSAVAGLAVTAAIVGAGQYAGVPPLASKLAGIAAGFQLTYALRRKMVFA